A single region of the Oscillospiraceae bacterium genome encodes:
- the efp gene encoding elongation factor P has translation MVTAGDFRNGVTFEMDGNVYQIIEFQHVKPGKGAAFVRTKIKNVISGAVVEKTFNPTDKFENAYIERKDMQYLYNDGNLYYFMDLETYEQIPINEDTLSDNFKFVKENMECKVLSYKGNVFGVEPPLFVELEITETEPGFKGDTAQGATKPATLETGATIKVPLFINQNEVIRVDTRTGEYMERA, from the coding sequence ATGGTAACAGCAGGCGATTTTAGAAACGGCGTAACTTTTGAAATGGATGGAAACGTATATCAGATTATAGAATTCCAGCACGTTAAGCCCGGTAAGGGAGCAGCTTTTGTAAGAACAAAAATTAAAAATGTTATTTCAGGAGCAGTTGTTGAAAAAACCTTTAACCCTACCGATAAATTTGAAAATGCATATATTGAAAGAAAAGATATGCAGTATCTTTATAATGATGGAAATCTTTATTACTTTATGGATTTGGAAACTTATGAGCAGATTCCGATCAATGAGGATACTTTGAGCGATAACTTCAAGTTTGTTAAAGAAAATATGGAATGTAAGGTTCTTTCCTATAAGGGAAATGTTTTCGGAGTAGAGCCTCCTCTATTTGTTGAGCTTGAAATTACAGAAACAGAGCCCGGCTTTAAGGGTGATACAGCTCAGGGAGCAACAAAACCCGCAACCTTGGAAACAGGTGCTACAATAAAAGTTCCGTTGTTCATCAACCAGAACGAGGTCATCAGAGTTGATACAAGAACAGGCGAATATATGGAAAGAGCATAA
- a CDS encoding GNAT family N-acetyltransferase produces the protein MKIDIEKFVFKECSKEQLDDILRIQEETFKNLEASELLRKNTPEMLLECLQPPHITLGAWYEGELAAFSVLYYPHTKEESLCDYLDNVDCLGLKDANYKLCIVKEKFRGNSLQYELEVRLEKYAVEAGVKILCATASPHNIHSIKNIEKMGYSYNKTLNKYGLVRNLYYKFI, from the coding sequence ATGAAAATTGATATTGAAAAATTTGTTTTTAAAGAATGTTCGAAAGAACAGCTTGATGATATATTGAGAATACAGGAAGAAACCTTTAAAAATCTTGAAGCCTCAGAGCTTTTGCGTAAAAATACACCCGAAATGTTATTAGAGTGCTTACAGCCTCCTCACATCACCTTGGGAGCGTGGTATGAAGGTGAATTAGCGGCATTTTCTGTTTTGTATTATCCTCATACCAAAGAAGAAAGCTTATGCGATTATTTAGACAATGTGGATTGTCTTGGGCTTAAAGATGCTAATTATAAGCTTTGTATTGTAAAAGAAAAGTTCAGAGGAAACTCTCTGCAATATGAATTGGAAGTAAGATTAGAAAAATATGCAGTTGAAGCAGGAGTAAAAATTCTGTGTGCAACTGCATCTCCCCATAATATTCACAGCATAAAAAACATTGAAAAAATGGGATATAGCTATAATAAGACCTTAAATAAATACGGATTAGTGAGAAATCTTTATTATAAATTTATTTAA
- a CDS encoding YbjQ family protein — MLLLSINYVPGREIEALGMVKGTIVQSKNFGKDFMAGMKTLVGGEIKGYTEMLIEARQIATKRMVDEAKALGADAVINIMFGSSSVMAGAAEVIAYGTAVKFK, encoded by the coding sequence ATGTTATTATTAAGTATCAATTATGTTCCGGGACGTGAAATAGAAGCGTTGGGAATGGTTAAAGGAACAATAGTTCAATCTAAAAATTTCGGAAAAGATTTTATGGCAGGAATGAAAACACTGGTCGGCGGTGAAATTAAAGGCTATACCGAAATGCTTATAGAAGCCCGTCAGATAGCTACTAAACGAATGGTAGATGAGGCAAAAGCTTTAGGAGCAGATGCGGTTATAAATATTATGTTCGGTTCTTCCTCTGTTATGGCAGGAGCTGCTGAAGTAATAGCTTACGGAACAGCAGTAAAATTCAAATAA
- a CDS encoding metal-dependent transcriptional regulator, with the protein MSLQESGEMYLESIYVLSKKKTTVRAIDVGEYLGYSKPSVSRAMGILKNGNYITVESDGNIKLTQEGEKIAQTMFERHMLLTKFLIQLGVDEKTASDDACKIEHAISEKSFNALKKHIENN; encoded by the coding sequence GTGTCTTTACAAGAATCGGGCGAAATGTATTTAGAATCAATTTATGTTCTCTCTAAAAAGAAAACTACAGTACGCGCAATTGATGTAGGAGAATATCTGGGGTACAGCAAGCCCTCCGTCAGTCGTGCTATGGGAATTTTAAAAAACGGAAATTATATTACAGTTGAGTCTGACGGCAATATAAAGCTTACTCAAGAGGGTGAAAAAATTGCCCAAACGATGTTTGAACGTCATATGCTTTTAACAAAGTTTTTGATACAGCTTGGAGTAGATGAAAAAACTGCTTCCGACGATGCTTGCAAAATAGAGCACGCTATAAGTGAAAAATCCTTTAATGCACTGAAAAAACATATTGAAAACAATTGA
- a CDS encoding heavy metal translocating P-type ATPase: protein MEQYNVEGMSCAACSARVEKAVSKLDGVSSCSVNLLTNSMSVEGSVEPETVIEAVKKAGYNASLKETYKKEKNTSKDNDIQDTETGILKKRLISSIVFLVLLMYISMGAVMWSFPLPDFFVNNPLAIGLLQMIISALVMVINQKFFINGIKGLVRFSPNMDTLVALGSFSAFVYSTVMLFVMIPESNASHYLHNLYFESAAMVPTLITLGKLLEAKAKGKTTSALKGLMSLAPKTAVLIKEGQEITVDIEQVKQGDIFVVRPGESIAVDGIVLEGKSAVDESALTGESIPADKEVGSSVYAATLNKSGYIQCQATKVGQDTTFSQIIQVVNDAASTKAPIAKIADKVSGVFVPIVIIIAAIAFAIWLLVGQSLGFSLARAISVLVISCPCALGLATPVAIMVASGVGAKNNILFKNATSLEITGKAKIIALDKTGTITLGEPKVSDVIVADKVSEKELLKLAASLEQNSEHPLAKAVVAYALEQNIFPDKVNDFEAFTGNGVFATIENALLYGGNLQFVRDKANISEEMIKKADELASSGKTPIYFVKDKELVGIIAISDVIKPDSKEAISQLKNMGIRVVMLTGDNIKTANAIGKLAGVDEIFADVKPQDKEKIIRDFQKQGKVIMVGDGINDAPALERADVGIAIGTGTDIAIDAADVVVMKSSLLDVAAAIKLSRGTIKNIYENLFWAFGYNIIGIPLAAGAFIHILGWQLNPMFGAAAMSVSSVLVVSNALRLNFLKIGKEIVKMKKIIKIEGMMCPHCEARVKNILEQMEEVEMAEVSHKDKKAIVTLAKDIEEQKLKSVIEEQGYSVIQIDNYNI, encoded by the coding sequence ATAGAACAATATAATGTAGAAGGAATGAGCTGTGCCGCGTGTAGCGCACGTGTTGAAAAAGCTGTTTCAAAGCTTGACGGCGTAAGCTCTTGCTCGGTTAATCTTTTAACTAATTCTATGTCAGTTGAAGGCTCTGTTGAGCCGGAAACTGTTATTGAAGCAGTAAAAAAAGCAGGATATAATGCTTCATTAAAGGAAACCTATAAAAAAGAAAAAAATACATCTAAGGATAACGATATTCAAGATACAGAAACAGGAATATTGAAAAAAAGGCTAATTTCTTCGATTGTTTTTCTTGTTCTTCTTATGTATATTTCTATGGGCGCAGTTATGTGGAGCTTTCCGCTTCCTGACTTTTTTGTGAATAATCCGTTGGCAATCGGATTGCTTCAGATGATTATATCTGCGCTTGTAATGGTTATCAATCAAAAATTCTTTATAAACGGAATAAAAGGCTTAGTGCGATTTTCTCCCAATATGGATACATTGGTAGCCTTAGGCTCGTTTTCTGCCTTTGTATACAGTACTGTAATGCTCTTTGTTATGATACCTGAAAGCAACGCATCGCATTACCTTCATAATCTTTATTTTGAGTCAGCTGCTATGGTGCCTACCTTAATAACCTTAGGCAAATTGTTGGAAGCAAAGGCGAAAGGAAAAACAACCAGTGCGTTAAAAGGACTGATGAGCCTTGCTCCCAAAACAGCAGTTTTGATTAAAGAGGGACAGGAGATAACAGTTGATATTGAACAGGTAAAGCAAGGGGATATTTTTGTAGTACGGCCCGGAGAAAGTATAGCTGTAGACGGTATCGTTTTAGAAGGGAAAAGTGCAGTTGATGAATCGGCGTTGACAGGGGAGAGTATACCTGCTGATAAAGAGGTAGGAAGCAGCGTTTATGCCGCAACTTTAAATAAATCGGGATATATTCAGTGTCAAGCGACAAAGGTAGGGCAGGATACTACTTTTTCCCAAATTATTCAAGTGGTCAATGATGCAGCCTCTACTAAGGCTCCTATTGCAAAGATAGCCGATAAGGTTTCGGGCGTTTTTGTTCCTATTGTAATTATAATTGCCGCTATAGCCTTTGCAATTTGGCTTCTTGTTGGGCAGAGTCTTGGTTTTTCCCTTGCCAGAGCAATATCGGTTCTTGTTATAAGCTGTCCTTGCGCTCTCGGACTTGCAACTCCTGTTGCAATTATGGTAGCAAGCGGTGTTGGAGCAAAAAATAATATTCTTTTTAAAAATGCAACATCTCTTGAAATTACAGGAAAAGCAAAAATTATAGCTCTTGATAAGACGGGAACTATTACTTTGGGAGAGCCTAAAGTATCTGATGTTATTGTAGCAGACAAAGTGTCGGAAAAAGAACTTTTAAAGCTGGCAGCTTCCCTGGAGCAAAACAGTGAGCATCCGTTGGCAAAAGCGGTTGTTGCATATGCTTTAGAACAAAATATTTTTCCTGATAAGGTTAATGATTTTGAAGCTTTTACAGGAAACGGCGTTTTTGCTACCATTGAAAATGCTTTGCTTTATGGCGGTAATTTGCAGTTTGTAAGGGATAAAGCAAATATATCGGAAGAAATGATAAAGAAGGCTGATGAGCTTGCATCAAGCGGAAAAACCCCGATATATTTTGTAAAAGACAAAGAACTTGTTGGTATTATAGCTATATCAGATGTTATTAAGCCTGACAGTAAAGAGGCAATCAGTCAGCTTAAAAATATGGGAATACGTGTTGTTATGCTGACAGGTGATAATATAAAAACAGCAAATGCAATAGGAAAATTGGCAGGGGTTGATGAAATCTTTGCCGATGTAAAACCGCAAGATAAAGAAAAGATAATTCGTGATTTTCAAAAGCAGGGCAAGGTTATTATGGTTGGAGACGGTATAAACGATGCTCCTGCCCTTGAAAGAGCAGATGTGGGAATTGCTATTGGCACAGGTACGGATATTGCCATAGATGCCGCTGATGTAGTTGTTATGAAAAGCTCTCTTTTGGATGTTGCAGCGGCTATAAAATTAAGTCGTGGAACTATAAAAAATATATACGAAAACTTATTCTGGGCATTTGGATACAACATAATAGGAATTCCACTTGCAGCAGGCGCATTTATTCATATTTTAGGTTGGCAGTTAAATCCTATGTTTGGTGCGGCGGCAATGAGTGTATCCAGCGTTTTGGTAGTGTCTAATGCTTTAAGGTTAAATTTTTTGAAAATAGGAAAGGAAATTGTTAAAATGAAAAAAATAATCAAAATTGAAGGTATGATGTGTCCTCACTGTGAGGCAAGAGTAAAAAATATATTGGAACAAATGGAAGAGGTTGAGATGGCAGAGGTTAGCCATAAGGATAAAAAAGCAATAGTAACTCTTGCAAAAGATATTGAAGAGCAAAAATTGAAATCGGTAATTGAAGAACAGGGCTATAGTGTTATACAGATTGATAATTATAACATATAG
- a CDS encoding cysteine hydrolase: MSKILVVVDMQNDFIDGALGTKEAVKIVPYVKEIIENFDGKILFTRDTHFENYMQTQEGKNLPVPHCIKGSQGWQIHSQLEALRTTDAIDKVTFGSKELVEILKKEENIESITFVGLCTDICVISNAMVVKAFFPEIPLIVDAKACAGVTPKSHETALEAMKMCQIKILE, encoded by the coding sequence ATGTCAAAAATACTTGTAGTTGTAGATATGCAAAATGATTTTATAGACGGCGCTTTAGGTACAAAGGAAGCTGTTAAAATAGTGCCCTATGTAAAAGAGATAATCGAAAACTTTGACGGTAAGATTTTATTTACAAGAGATACTCACTTTGAAAATTATATGCAAACACAAGAAGGCAAAAATCTTCCTGTTCCCCATTGTATAAAGGGAAGCCAAGGCTGGCAGATACATTCTCAGCTTGAAGCTCTTCGAACAACTGACGCTATTGATAAAGTAACCTTCGGCTCAAAAGAGTTAGTGGAAATATTAAAGAAAGAAGAAAATATAGAAAGCATAACCTTTGTGGGCTTATGTACCGATATATGCGTTATTTCAAATGCAATGGTAGTAAAAGCTTTCTTTCCGGAAATTCCTCTTATAGTAGATGCGAAGGCTTGCGCAGGAGTAACTCCCAAAAGCCACGAAACAGCTTTAGAAGCTATGAAAATGTGTCAGATAAAAATATTGGAATAA